From Methanoculleus oceani, a single genomic window includes:
- the glmS gene encoding glutamine--fructose-6-phosphate transaminase (isomerizing), whose protein sequence is MCGIVGYIGRRDATPVLIQGLKRLEYRGYDSFGIATVGSAIEVYKKTGRISDGEAGAVGLHGCTGIGHTRWATHGEPNDINAHPHTDCEERIAVVHNGVIENYGELKRQLQERGHTFRSETDTEVIVHLIEEHYDGDLLGAVNATLPLLKGSYAVLAIAEDTQRIVAARDASPLVLGVGDAEVFAASDMTPLLEYTERVIFLEDGDVADITPDRYTIYHDGQTVERPVELIGWCVEDTRKGGFSHYMLKEIYEQPQSFYETVRAGIDERVRQMVIKADEITLVACGTSYHTALAFKYLAESLCSIPVRVEIGSEFKYFTPPLRGLVIAVSQSGETADTIAALKMAKARNCPTLAITNMQGSTVTRVADETLLMRAGPEIGVAATKSYTAQLAALMQIVNLRCEGAFDDALSHAHLAIGDVLLQDVREAVNLCSTAEHVFFVGRGAFYPVSLEGALKMKEISYVHAEGYAAGELKHGPFALLTAKTPVVAICTPGPTYGVMASNIKEMKARKAPVIALGVAGDTELAEIVDIFIPIPNTHHLVQVLTTSVVLQLLAYHTACALQRDVDKPRNLAKSVTVE, encoded by the coding sequence ATGTGCGGAATCGTCGGTTATATCGGGAGACGGGACGCAACCCCGGTCCTGATCCAGGGCTTGAAGCGGCTCGAGTACCGTGGTTACGACTCGTTCGGGATCGCGACGGTAGGGAGCGCGATCGAGGTATATAAGAAGACGGGCCGCATCTCCGACGGGGAGGCCGGGGCGGTCGGCCTTCACGGGTGCACCGGGATCGGGCATACCCGGTGGGCCACGCACGGCGAACCCAACGACATCAACGCCCACCCGCATACCGACTGCGAGGAGAGGATCGCCGTGGTGCACAACGGAGTCATCGAGAACTACGGCGAACTGAAGCGGCAACTGCAGGAGCGCGGCCACACCTTCCGGTCCGAGACCGATACCGAGGTGATCGTCCATCTCATCGAGGAGCATTACGACGGGGATCTCCTCGGGGCGGTCAACGCAACCCTGCCCCTGCTCAAAGGCTCGTACGCCGTCCTCGCGATCGCCGAGGATACGCAGAGAATCGTCGCCGCCCGCGACGCGAGCCCGCTCGTCCTCGGCGTCGGGGATGCCGAGGTCTTTGCCGCCTCGGATATGACGCCGCTCCTCGAGTACACCGAACGCGTGATCTTCCTCGAGGACGGCGACGTCGCCGACATAACGCCCGACCGCTACACCATCTACCACGACGGCCAAACAGTGGAGCGCCCGGTCGAACTGATCGGCTGGTGCGTCGAGGATACTCGAAAAGGCGGGTTCTCCCACTACATGTTAAAGGAGATCTACGAACAGCCCCAGTCCTTTTACGAGACCGTCAGGGCAGGCATCGACGAACGCGTGCGGCAGATGGTCATAAAGGCAGACGAGATCACTCTGGTTGCATGCGGGACGTCGTATCACACTGCTCTCGCCTTCAAATACCTGGCCGAATCGCTCTGCAGCATACCGGTACGGGTCGAGATAGGGTCGGAGTTCAAGTACTTCACCCCGCCCCTCCGCGGCCTCGTGATCGCGGTCTCGCAGTCGGGGGAGACCGCGGATACGATCGCCGCCTTAAAGATGGCGAAAGCCCGCAACTGCCCCACGCTCGCCATCACCAACATGCAGGGGAGCACGGTCACCCGGGTTGCGGATGAGACCCTGCTCATGCGGGCCGGCCCCGAGATCGGCGTCGCCGCAACCAAGTCCTACACGGCGCAGCTTGCGGCGCTGATGCAGATCGTCAACCTCCGGTGCGAGGGGGCGTTCGACGACGCCCTGTCGCACGCGCACCTGGCCATAGGGGATGTCCTCCTCCAGGATGTCCGGGAGGCGGTCAACCTCTGTTCTACGGCCGAGCATGTCTTCTTCGTGGGAAGAGGGGCGTTTTACCCGGTCTCACTGGAAGGCGCCCTCAAGATGAAGGAGATCAGTTACGTCCACGCCGAGGGGTATGCGGCGGGGGAACTCAAGCACGGCCCCTTCGCCCTGCTCACCGCGAAGACGCCGGTGGTCGCCATCTGCACCCCCGGCCCGACCTACGGCGTGATGGCCTCGAACATCAAGGAGATGAAGGCAAGGAAAGCGCCGGTCATCGCGCTCGGCGTTGCCGGCGATACGGAACTTGCCGAGATCGTGGACATCTTCATCCCCATTCCGAACACACATCATCTGGTGCAGGTGCTGACCACATCGGTCGTCCTCCAGCTGCTCGCCTATCATACTGCCTGTGCGCTGCAGCGGGATGTCGACAAGCCGCGGAACCTGGCAAAGAGCGTGACCGTTGAATGA
- a CDS encoding acyltransferase, protein MIEYGRNALGKGATIFEPVTIGFPSRDRIGEEDYPGATIGRNAVLRSGTIIYCDVTIGDAFQTGHNVLIREKTTIGNGVAIGTAAVIEGDCTIGDDVRLQSLVYVPTGARIGDRVFVGPNAVLTNDRYPPGPHESLRGPVIGDDAVIGANATVLPGVTVGEAAFVAAGAVVTKDVPPGTLAVGTPARFRPLPAEARRCR, encoded by the coding sequence ATGATTGAGTATGGACGTAACGCCCTCGGCAAGGGGGCGACGATATTCGAGCCGGTGACTATCGGGTTTCCTTCCCGCGACCGGATCGGAGAGGAGGACTACCCGGGCGCCACTATCGGGCGGAACGCGGTCCTCCGGTCGGGCACCATCATCTACTGCGACGTGACGATCGGCGATGCCTTCCAGACCGGCCATAACGTGCTGATCCGCGAAAAGACGACCATCGGCAACGGGGTGGCGATAGGCACGGCGGCGGTGATCGAGGGCGACTGCACGATCGGCGACGATGTCCGCCTTCAGAGCCTGGTCTACGTCCCCACCGGCGCCCGGATCGGCGACCGGGTCTTCGTCGGCCCGAACGCCGTGCTGACGAACGATCGCTACCCTCCGGGGCCTCACGAATCCCTCCGGGGTCCGGTGATCGGGGACGATGCCGTCATCGGTGCGAACGCGACGGTTCTCCCCGGCGTCACCGTCGGGGAGGCAGCGTTCGTCGCCGCCGGAGCGGTGGTGACGAAGGACGTCCCACCCGGGACGCTCGCGGTGGGGACCCCGGCACGGTTCCGGCCGCTGCCGGCGGAAGCGAGGCGGTGCCGATGA
- the glmU gene encoding bifunctional sugar-1-phosphate nucleotidylyltransferase/acetyltransferase translates to MMQAVILAAGEGSRLRPLTRSKPKAMLPVANRPIIEYVIDALLENGIRDIVVVVGYRKEEVIRHLNRLDAPIQVVVQERQLGTADALRAAASEITDDFLVLPGDNYINAESIARIRKEQNAMLVAEHPNPSNFGVVVIRNGLVREVIEKPEDAPTFTVSTGVYSFTPDVFSYLQTTEIPDALSAMIAAGRRIRAIPADDWQDAVYPWDLLKLNSRMLKGIIPEVGGTIDASVIRRGTVHIGTGTTVGPNTVIYGPVTIGSNCNIGPNCVIMPDTSIGDRVVLEPFTYVADSLIMNDVTIGSHSRIVSAVFGQGCILADHTTTYPSASFIEVGGRIQKEEFGAVLGEGVRAAPFTTFKNCIAGNSVTIEGGKTVVGLIEDGTRVM, encoded by the coding sequence ATGATGCAGGCAGTCATTCTAGCAGCGGGAGAAGGGAGTCGCCTCCGGCCACTCACCCGGAGCAAGCCCAAAGCCATGCTTCCGGTAGCAAACCGGCCGATCATCGAGTACGTCATCGACGCCCTGCTGGAGAACGGGATCCGTGACATCGTAGTGGTGGTCGGATACCGTAAAGAGGAGGTCATCCGGCACCTCAACAGGCTCGACGCCCCCATCCAGGTCGTCGTGCAGGAGCGGCAGCTCGGGACCGCGGACGCTCTCCGTGCGGCCGCGTCAGAGATCACCGACGACTTCCTCGTTCTCCCCGGCGACAACTATATCAACGCAGAATCTATTGCCCGGATCAGGAAGGAGCAGAACGCCATGCTCGTCGCCGAGCACCCGAACCCCTCGAACTTCGGGGTCGTGGTGATCAGGAACGGCCTCGTCCGCGAGGTCATCGAAAAACCCGAAGACGCCCCGACGTTCACCGTATCGACCGGAGTCTACTCGTTCACACCCGATGTCTTCTCCTACCTCCAGACGACCGAGATCCCCGACGCCCTCTCCGCCATGATCGCAGCGGGCCGGCGAATACGGGCGATCCCGGCAGACGACTGGCAGGATGCCGTCTATCCCTGGGACCTCCTGAAACTGAACAGCCGGATGCTCAAAGGGATCATCCCCGAGGTAGGGGGGACGATCGACGCATCCGTCATTCGCCGGGGGACCGTGCATATCGGAACCGGGACGACAGTCGGCCCGAACACCGTCATCTACGGACCCGTCACCATCGGGAGCAACTGCAACATCGGCCCGAACTGCGTGATCATGCCCGATACGAGCATCGGCGATAGGGTGGTGCTCGAGCCGTTCACCTACGTCGCCGACTCGCTCATCATGAACGACGTCACGATCGGGTCCCACTCAAGGATCGTCTCGGCAGTCTTCGGCCAGGGATGCATCCTCGCCGACCATACCACCACCTACCCTTCTGCGAGTTTCATCGAAGTCGGAGGCCGTATCCAGAAGGAGGAATTCGGTGCAGTCCTCGGTGAAGGGGTTCGTGCGGCACCATTCACAACGTTTAAGAACTGCATCGCCGGTAACAGTGTCACCATTGAGGGTGGGAAGACGGTGGTCGGTCTCATCGAAGATGGCACCCGGGTGATGTAG
- the glmU gene encoding bifunctional sugar-1-phosphate nucleotidylyltransferase/acetyltransferase, with translation MQCVVLAAGEGKRMRPLTARRPKVMLPIANHPMMEHLVLAARDAGITDFIFVVGYFEREIRNHFGNGSGFGAKITYVTQRHQLGTADALRATAGMIDDRFLLLNGDMVLKSDDIKGFCRMDAPCVGIHETDHPQDYGVVTVEGGRITGLEEKSEDPKSNLINAGAYLFDPDIFDLLSGITISGRGEFELTDALETYIGKRTLRAYPLDYWLDVGQPWDLLDANEALISSLCHERHGTVEDGCTVPETVSIGKGTVIRAGTYIEGSCVIGENCIIGPHAYIRGSTAIGDSCHIGHATEIKNSIIMSGTKIPHFNYVGDSIVGSGCNFGAGTKVANLRHDNGAVKVCGKTTGRRKFGAIIGDNVLFGINCSVNVGSLIGSNARIAPHSLVEGCIEDGSIIR, from the coding sequence ATGCAATGTGTCGTACTGGCAGCAGGCGAGGGGAAACGGATGCGTCCCCTGACCGCCCGGCGTCCGAAGGTGATGCTTCCCATAGCCAACCACCCGATGATGGAACATCTGGTCCTCGCGGCCCGCGATGCAGGGATCACCGACTTCATCTTCGTCGTCGGTTACTTCGAGCGTGAGATCCGGAACCACTTCGGGAACGGAAGCGGCTTCGGCGCGAAGATCACCTACGTGACCCAGCGGCACCAGCTCGGCACCGCCGACGCCCTGCGGGCGACGGCAGGAATGATCGACGACCGGTTCCTCCTCTTAAACGGCGATATGGTCCTCAAATCCGACGACATCAAGGGGTTCTGTCGGATGGATGCCCCCTGCGTGGGGATACACGAGACGGACCACCCGCAGGACTACGGCGTGGTGACCGTGGAGGGAGGCCGCATCACCGGCCTTGAGGAGAAGTCCGAAGACCCGAAAAGCAACCTGATCAACGCGGGAGCCTACCTCTTCGACCCCGATATCTTCGACCTCCTCTCGGGGATCACGATATCGGGCCGGGGCGAGTTCGAGCTGACCGACGCCCTCGAAACCTACATAGGGAAGAGAACGCTCAGAGCTTACCCGCTGGACTACTGGCTTGACGTCGGCCAACCGTGGGACCTCCTCGACGCAAACGAGGCGCTCATCTCCTCGCTCTGCCACGAACGGCACGGCACCGTCGAAGACGGGTGCACCGTCCCGGAGACGGTCAGCATCGGGAAAGGGACCGTTATCCGGGCCGGGACCTACATCGAGGGGTCCTGCGTCATCGGCGAGAACTGCATCATCGGCCCCCATGCTTATATCCGGGGCTCTACCGCCATCGGCGACAGCTGCCACATCGGCCACGCGACCGAGATCAAGAACTCCATCATCATGTCGGGAACAAAGATCCCGCACTTCAACTACGTGGGCGACAGCATCGTCGGCAGCGGATGCAACTTCGGGGCAGGCACCAAGGTCGCAAACCTCAGGCACGACAACGGAGCGGTGAAGGTCTGTGGGAAGACGACCGGCAGAAGAAAGTTCGGCGCCATCATCGGCGATAACGTCCTCTTCGGAATCAACTGCTCGGTCAACGTCGGGAGCCTCATCGGCAGCAACGCGAGAATAGCTCCTCACTCCCTCGTGGAAGGGTGCATCGAGGACGGTTCAATCATCAGGTGA
- a CDS encoding histone deacetylase family protein: MRSSVIYGDVFTRHDMELHPESGSRLRVALSGVPGNVRWRPPVRGTEGDLERIHRPQYIQWVRELARGTCFLDANTYVTCHSFEAALYAAGSTFAAVERALDGEHLFALVRPPGHHAEPDRAMGFCIFNNAAVAAAKALESVDRVAILDWDLHHGNGTQTAFYGSDRALFCSVHEENSFPKTGWVDEIGTGAGRGYTLNAPLAAGSTIADYRHVFEEVFVPALVRFRPDVLIVSAGQDALADDEHGRMNLEPDDYGVLAGMLIDGTDLPLALTLEGGYGPSLGKAIAAIFRALQGERPVPAEIPLHRSTKRVVDLLKKVRFC, translated from the coding sequence ATGCGCTCTTCGGTCATCTATGGTGACGTCTTCACCCGGCACGACATGGAACTCCACCCCGAATCGGGCTCCCGGTTACGGGTAGCCCTCTCCGGGGTCCCCGGAAACGTGAGGTGGCGCCCCCCGGTCCGGGGTACCGAGGGGGACCTGGAGCGGATTCACCGCCCGCAATACATCCAGTGGGTGCGGGAACTCGCCCGGGGAACCTGTTTTTTAGACGCGAACACCTACGTCACCTGCCACTCGTTCGAAGCAGCGCTTTATGCCGCCGGATCGACCTTTGCGGCGGTCGAGCGGGCGCTTGACGGCGAACACCTGTTTGCCCTGGTCCGTCCGCCGGGACATCATGCCGAACCCGACCGGGCGATGGGGTTCTGCATCTTCAATAACGCCGCCGTCGCGGCGGCGAAAGCCCTCGAGTCGGTCGACCGGGTTGCGATCCTCGACTGGGACCTGCACCACGGCAACGGCACCCAGACGGCTTTTTACGGGAGCGACCGGGCGCTCTTCTGCTCGGTACACGAGGAGAACAGTTTCCCCAAGACCGGCTGGGTGGACGAGATCGGCACCGGCGCGGGCCGGGGCTACACCCTCAACGCCCCGCTTGCGGCAGGGTCCACCATCGCCGATTACCGGCATGTCTTCGAGGAGGTCTTCGTCCCGGCGCTCGTCCGGTTCCGGCCCGACGTCCTGATCGTCTCGGCCGGGCAGGACGCCCTCGCCGACGACGAACACGGGAGGATGAATCTCGAACCCGACGACTACGGCGTGCTCGCCGGGATGCTGATCGACGGCACGGACCTCCCCCTCGCACTGACGCTCGAAGGAGGTTACGGGCCGTCGCTGGGCAAAGCGATCGCCGCAATATTTCGTGCCCTCCAGGGGGAGCGTCCGGTCCCTGCAGAGATACCCCTGCACCGGAGCACGAAAAGGGTCGTGGATCTCCTGAAGAAGGTCCGGTTTTGCTAG
- a CDS encoding glycosyltransferase, with the protein MKILLVSTQDYIHHPIPSRHHNIFEELATRHEVHVPHFHVSRGKERETRLHVHEATQFPVESPFLHYTANAPRHYRVIREIIRDHNIDIVVGAHVLAGTAMIRAAEKAGVPVVFDLKDWFPDSAAAYYKNPAVQRLLREGVLAITRYNLDHSDVVTTVSPGLVAKLRSYGYEAELITNGVDTDLFRPMNSGAMRSALGIAPDAFVLGFAGAVERWYALDEVIRAFPEIQKKHKNAELLIVGGSLFTGYLDELRALAARLGVADRVHFTGAVDYRDLPGYIAPMDLCLIPLSPPQWVDIALPNKYFEYSACGKPILSTPIPDMLRMGGDHIAVYRGREEFLERVDELALSPECARPAIEEHSWKKKAEAFEKIFARVTGTR; encoded by the coding sequence ATGAAGATTCTGCTCGTTTCCACCCAGGACTACATCCATCACCCGATCCCGTCGAGGCACCACAACATCTTCGAGGAGCTCGCGACACGGCACGAGGTCCACGTGCCTCACTTCCACGTCAGCCGGGGCAAGGAGCGCGAGACCCGTCTCCATGTCCACGAGGCGACGCAGTTTCCCGTGGAGAGCCCCTTCCTCCACTACACCGCAAACGCACCCCGCCACTACCGGGTCATACGCGAGATCATCCGCGACCACAATATCGACATCGTCGTCGGCGCCCACGTCCTCGCGGGGACGGCAATGATCCGGGCGGCAGAGAAGGCCGGCGTGCCGGTGGTCTTCGACCTCAAAGACTGGTTCCCCGACTCCGCCGCCGCCTACTACAAAAATCCCGCCGTGCAACGGCTGCTCCGGGAAGGCGTCCTCGCCATAACCCGTTACAACCTGGATCACAGCGACGTCGTCACGACGGTCTCCCCGGGGCTCGTTGCAAAACTCAGGAGCTACGGCTACGAGGCGGAACTGATCACGAACGGCGTCGACACCGACCTCTTCCGCCCTATGAACAGCGGGGCGATGCGTTCCGCCCTCGGGATCGCCCCCGACGCCTTCGTTCTCGGGTTTGCCGGCGCCGTCGAGCGGTGGTATGCCCTCGACGAGGTGATCCGGGCGTTCCCGGAGATCCAGAAGAAGCACAAGAATGCAGAACTCCTGATCGTCGGCGGTTCGCTCTTCACCGGCTACCTGGACGAACTGCGGGCGCTCGCGGCCCGGCTCGGGGTTGCCGACCGGGTGCACTTCACCGGCGCCGTCGATTACCGCGACCTCCCCGGCTACATCGCGCCGATGGACCTCTGCCTCATCCCGCTCTCTCCTCCACAGTGGGTCGATATCGCCCTCCCCAACAAGTACTTCGAGTACTCGGCATGCGGGAAACCGATCCTCTCCACCCCCATCCCCGACATGCTCCGGATGGGCGGCGACCACATCGCCGTCTACCGGGGCAGGGAAGAGTTCCTGGAGCGGGTCGACGAACTGGCTCTCTCCCCGGAGTGTGCCCGCCCCGCGATCGAGGAGCACAGCTGGAAGAAGAAGGCCGAAGCGTTCGAGAAGATCTTTGCGCGGGTGACGGGAACACGCTGA
- a CDS encoding oligosaccharyl transferase, archaeosortase A system-associated gives MAQMDLKKYQPYIIIGVIVLFALLTLWTRGIPSEGLVTAEGVNLLGNDPWYSLRQVEQTVANFPSYAWFDIMTLYPSGDVIYWGPLFIQIISALCVLVGATTRPEIMVVASWVPPLMAVAMVPVTYLLAKTIADWKTGLIAAGLIAVIGSNYAYRSLFGFVDHHIAETLFSTIFVLAYVAALLAARDISLSKKNLETLKMPVITAALAGVAYLLGLFNMPTMILFALIVAAFTLVQFLLDFFQDRSSDYLVLVNAVVFAVAIVGMAASGFPHPGLDLSRYTVGHVIAYAALIGGTVALYGLSTYLKGRPKYYFPAALALVAALAVAVLFVALPDIYNLLVANLFSFFGERATTTTVQEARAWSFDAAWMTFHWGLVLAAGGAAALLWWSRERVNPAHVFVLIWTGVILASTMAHVRYEYYLAANIALLSAVFAGAVIDATWKDAARLLGRGGGSRASSSPAATEKQEEPGRKGKKGGKAPEARKAKVPPRDQPDYLKVGTFAAVIAVTLLFAVASLQANLAMATSARYSGMDSQWMEALEWMGENTPDPGVDYYAIYDRNTFTYPEGSYGVMSWWDYGHWITFISKRIPNNNPFQHGVSGPNGSATYFVSTSEEAANRILDNIGTRYVVTDIQLDTSKFHAPATWADPAVGQEPFQPYFLLPESAGSTGYQAVPFNSQNYYLTMISRLHNFDGSMTDPTSQVIYAEYREEGSANTSLPVITRTEQMNATAGAAAVEAYNRNAPAGSGATLLNMYYQYRGDSILQPLERVPALQHYRLVHETPQNVYGNVGESGPDLKAVKVFEYVPGARIRGEGIIEVPVVTNTGREFTYRQESVNGTFIVPYATSGWSGEVKTTGSYRITGIGQTFDVTEDDIQQGRTIN, from the coding sequence ATGGCTCAGATGGATCTCAAGAAGTACCAACCATATATCATCATTGGCGTTATCGTCCTGTTCGCCCTGCTCACGCTCTGGACACGGGGTATCCCTTCGGAAGGCCTGGTGACCGCGGAAGGCGTCAACCTCCTCGGCAACGACCCCTGGTATAGTCTCCGCCAGGTCGAGCAGACCGTCGCCAACTTCCCAAGCTACGCCTGGTTCGACATCATGACGCTCTACCCGAGCGGCGACGTCATCTACTGGGGACCGCTCTTCATTCAGATCATATCGGCGCTCTGTGTCCTCGTCGGCGCAACGACGCGGCCCGAGATCATGGTAGTGGCATCCTGGGTCCCGCCGCTGATGGCCGTGGCGATGGTGCCGGTCACCTACCTGCTCGCGAAAACGATTGCCGACTGGAAGACCGGCCTCATCGCGGCAGGCCTGATTGCGGTCATCGGCAGCAACTACGCCTACCGATCGCTCTTCGGGTTCGTCGACCACCATATCGCGGAGACGCTTTTTTCGACGATCTTCGTCCTCGCCTACGTCGCGGCCCTGCTCGCGGCACGCGATATTTCGCTCTCCAAAAAGAACCTCGAGACCCTGAAGATGCCGGTGATAACGGCGGCGCTTGCCGGTGTTGCGTACCTCCTCGGACTCTTCAACATGCCGACGATGATCCTCTTCGCGCTCATCGTTGCAGCCTTCACCCTGGTCCAGTTCCTCCTGGACTTCTTCCAGGACAGGTCAAGCGACTACCTGGTCCTCGTAAACGCCGTCGTCTTCGCCGTCGCAATCGTCGGGATGGCGGCGTCCGGCTTCCCGCACCCCGGCCTCGATCTCTCCCGATACACCGTCGGGCACGTCATCGCCTACGCCGCCCTCATCGGCGGGACGGTCGCGCTCTACGGGCTCTCGACCTACCTGAAGGGGCGCCCGAAGTATTACTTCCCGGCCGCACTCGCCCTCGTTGCGGCACTCGCCGTCGCGGTGCTCTTCGTCGCCCTGCCGGACATATACAACCTTCTGGTAGCCAACCTCTTCTCCTTCTTCGGTGAACGGGCCACGACCACGACCGTCCAGGAGGCGCGGGCCTGGTCGTTCGACGCGGCCTGGATGACGTTCCACTGGGGCCTCGTGCTCGCCGCCGGCGGAGCTGCCGCCCTGCTCTGGTGGAGCAGGGAGAGGGTGAACCCGGCCCACGTCTTCGTCCTGATCTGGACGGGGGTTATCCTCGCTTCGACGATGGCGCACGTCCGCTACGAATACTACCTCGCCGCAAACATCGCCCTGCTCTCGGCGGTCTTCGCAGGAGCGGTCATAGATGCGACCTGGAAAGACGCCGCGCGCCTCCTCGGGAGAGGGGGCGGCAGCAGGGCATCCTCCAGCCCGGCGGCCACCGAGAAGCAGGAGGAGCCGGGAAGGAAGGGTAAAAAGGGCGGCAAGGCCCCTGAAGCCCGGAAGGCGAAAGTTCCCCCGAGAGACCAGCCGGACTACCTCAAAGTCGGGACCTTCGCTGCGGTCATCGCCGTCACGCTCCTCTTTGCCGTGGCATCCCTCCAGGCAAACCTTGCCATGGCCACCAGCGCGAGATATAGCGGCATGGACTCGCAGTGGATGGAGGCGCTGGAATGGATGGGCGAAAACACCCCCGACCCCGGCGTCGATTACTACGCCATCTACGACCGGAACACCTTCACCTACCCCGAGGGTTCCTACGGCGTCATGTCCTGGTGGGACTACGGCCACTGGATAACCTTCATCTCGAAACGGATCCCGAACAACAACCCCTTCCAGCACGGCGTCTCAGGCCCGAACGGCTCGGCAACCTACTTCGTCTCGACCTCCGAGGAGGCCGCAAACCGGATTCTCGATAACATCGGCACTCGCTATGTCGTCACCGATATCCAGCTCGACACCTCGAAGTTCCACGCCCCGGCGACCTGGGCCGATCCCGCCGTGGGTCAGGAGCCCTTCCAGCCCTACTTCCTCCTCCCGGAGAGCGCGGGCTCGACGGGTTACCAGGCGGTGCCGTTCAACAGCCAGAATTACTACCTGACGATGATCTCCCGGCTCCACAACTTCGACGGCTCCATGACCGATCCGACATCGCAGGTGATCTACGCCGAGTACCGTGAGGAAGGCTCTGCGAACACCTCTCTCCCGGTCATTACGCGCACCGAGCAGATGAACGCCACCGCAGGCGCGGCCGCGGTGGAGGCCTACAACAGGAACGCGCCGGCGGGATCGGGTGCGACGCTCCTGAACATGTATTACCAGTACCGGGGAGACTCGATCCTCCAGCCGCTCGAGCGTGTACCGGCGCTCCAGCACTACCGACTCGTCCACGAGACGCCCCAGAACGTCTACGGCAACGTCGGTGAGAGCGGTCCCGACCTCAAAGCCGTCAAGGTCTTCGAGTATGTTCCCGGTGCCCGCATCAGGGGCGAGGGGATCATCGAAGTGCCCGTCGTCACGAATACCGGCCGGGAGTTCACCTACCGCCAGGAGAGCGTGAACGGTACGTTCATCGTCCCGTACGCGACGTCCGGGTGGTCGGGCGAGGTGAAGACTACAGGGTCCTACCGGATCACGGGCATCGGCCAGACGTTCGACGTCACCGAAGATGATATCCAGCAGGGACGCACCATTAACTGA
- a CDS encoding DegT/DnrJ/EryC1/StrS family aminotransferase translates to MKIPVARPLVGEEEIAAVTDVMRSGMLAQGSVVTEFESRFAEYCGASHAIGVNSGTAALHAALLAAGVGPGDSVVVPAFTFFATASSVSMCGATPLFADVDPQTFNIDPDSVGDLVRPDTRAVIGVHLFGQPFDVGAVRALCNDHDLVLIEDAAQAHGAEYHGKRAGSLADLACFSFYPTKNMTTGEGGMVTTDDDHLAGRVRLLINHGQSQKYLHSAVGYNYRMTNIAAAIGLVQLGRVEEFNERRIHNARYLDRHLAGTGLVTPYVAPDVRHVYHQYVTRLPAGYALSRDAFMSALAERGIGTAVHYPIPVNRQPVYESAGERASCPVSDDLAASVVSLPVHPSVTDEELAYICDAVRGLRAA, encoded by the coding sequence ATGAAGATCCCCGTCGCCCGGCCACTCGTCGGGGAGGAGGAGATCGCGGCCGTCACCGACGTGATGCGGTCGGGGATGCTGGCACAGGGGTCGGTCGTTACGGAGTTCGAGTCCCGTTTCGCGGAATACTGCGGTGCTTCGCATGCAATCGGCGTGAACTCCGGGACCGCGGCGCTCCATGCGGCCCTCCTTGCCGCCGGCGTCGGGCCGGGAGACTCAGTGGTCGTCCCGGCGTTCACGTTCTTCGCGACGGCGTCGAGCGTCTCGATGTGCGGGGCAACACCGCTCTTTGCGGACGTCGACCCACAGACGTTCAACATCGACCCTGATTCGGTCGGGGATCTCGTCCGTCCCGACACCCGGGCGGTCATCGGGGTCCACCTCTTCGGGCAGCCCTTCGACGTCGGCGCTGTCCGCGCTCTCTGCAACGACCACGACCTCGTCCTCATCGAAGACGCAGCCCAGGCACACGGCGCGGAGTACCACGGGAAACGGGCGGGGAGCCTTGCCGACCTTGCCTGCTTCTCGTTCTATCCGACAAAGAACATGACCACCGGCGAAGGGGGCATGGTCACGACCGACGACGACCACCTCGCCGGGCGGGTCCGGCTCCTCATCAACCATGGACAGAGCCAGAAATACCTGCACTCGGCCGTCGGCTACAACTACCGGATGACGAACATCGCCGCCGCCATCGGCCTCGTGCAACTCGGCCGGGTCGAGGAATTCAACGAGCGCCGGATCCACAACGCCCGGTACCTCGACCGCCACCTCGCGGGCACGGGACTCGTCACGCCCTACGTTGCGCCGGACGTCCGGCACGTCTACCACCAGTACGTGACGAGGCTCCCCGCCGGCTACGCGCTTTCGAGGGACGCGTTCATGAGCGCTCTCGCGGAGCGGGGGATCGGGACCGCCGTCCACTACCCCATCCCCGTCAACCGGCAGCCGGTCTACGAGAGCGCAGGTGAGCGTGCCTCATGCCCGGTATCGGACGACCTTGCGGCATCGGTCGTGAGCCTCCCCGTCCACCCGTCGGTGACGGACGAAGAACTGGCGTACATCTGCGATGCGGTCCGGGGGCTCCGAGCCGCATGA